The Flavobacterium marginilacus genome window below encodes:
- the ahcY gene encoding adenosylhomocysteinase — MSTTTTPYVAFKVKDISLAAWGRKEIELAEAEMPGLMALRAEYKDEQPLKGARIAGCLHMTIQTAVLIETLIALGAEVTWSSCNIFSTQDQAAAAIAAAGISVYAWKGLDEESFDWCIEQTLFFGEDRKPLNMILDDGGDLTNMVIDRYPELVPGIKGLSEETTTGVHRLYERVKAGTLPMPAININDSVTKSKFDNKYGCKESAVDAVRRATDLMLAGKRVIVCGYGDVGKGTAASFRGAGSIVTVTEIDPICALQAAMDGYEVKKLSTVIANADIIITTTGNKDIVLGEHFEQMKDKTVVCNIGHFDNEIDMAWLNKNHGASKIEIKPQVDKYNINGKDIIILAEGRLVNLGCATGHPSFVMSNSFTNQTLAQIELWKNSAAYKNEVYMLPKHLDEKVAALHLAKLGVELEVLREDQAAYIGVEVQGPFKPEYYRY; from the coding sequence ATGAGTACAACGACTACGCCATATGTGGCTTTCAAAGTAAAAGACATTTCTCTAGCAGCTTGGGGAAGAAAAGAAATTGAACTAGCTGAGGCTGAAATGCCAGGTTTAATGGCACTTCGCGCTGAATACAAAGATGAACAGCCGCTTAAAGGTGCTCGTATCGCTGGATGTCTGCACATGACTATCCAAACTGCTGTTTTGATTGAAACTTTAATTGCTCTTGGTGCTGAAGTTACTTGGTCTTCCTGCAACATTTTCTCTACTCAGGATCAGGCTGCTGCTGCAATTGCCGCTGCTGGAATCTCAGTTTACGCATGGAAAGGTCTGGACGAAGAATCATTTGACTGGTGTATTGAGCAGACTTTATTCTTTGGAGAAGACAGAAAACCATTGAACATGATTCTTGACGATGGTGGCGATTTAACTAACATGGTTATTGACCGTTACCCAGAATTAGTTCCTGGAATCAAAGGTCTTTCTGAAGAAACGACAACTGGTGTTCACAGACTTTACGAAAGAGTAAAAGCTGGAACTCTTCCAATGCCTGCAATCAATATTAATGACTCTGTTACTAAATCTAAATTTGACAACAAATACGGCTGTAAAGAATCTGCTGTAGATGCAGTACGCCGTGCAACTGACTTGATGTTAGCAGGAAAAAGAGTTATCGTTTGTGGATACGGTGACGTTGGAAAAGGAACTGCTGCTTCTTTCAGAGGTGCTGGTTCTATTGTAACAGTTACTGAAATCGATCCAATCTGTGCGTTACAGGCCGCAATGGACGGTTATGAAGTTAAAAAATTAAGCACTGTAATTGCTAATGCAGATATCATCATTACAACTACAGGAAACAAAGATATCGTTCTTGGGGAGCACTTCGAGCAAATGAAAGACAAAACTGTTGTCTGCAACATCGGTCACTTCGATAATGAAATTGATATGGCATGGTTAAACAAAAACCACGGTGCATCTAAAATCGAAATCAAACCACAGGTTGACAAATACAACATCAACGGAAAAGATATCATCATCTTGGCTGAAGGCCGTTTGGTAAACCTTGGCTGCGCTACAGGTCACCCAAGTTTTGTAATGAGTAACTCGTTCACAAACCAAACTTTGGCTCAAATCGAATTGTGGAAAAACAGCGCTGCATACAAAAATGAAGTTTACATGTTACCAAAACATTTAGATGAAAAAGTTGCCGCTTTACACTTAGCTAAATTAGGTGTTGAACTTGAAGTTCTAAGAGAAGATCAAGCTGCTTACATTGGTGTTGAAGTTCAAGGTCCATTCAAACCAGAATATTATAGATACTAA
- a CDS encoding M16 family metallopeptidase codes for MKKSIMMLSAALMLGGVASAQKVAFEEYDLDNGLHVILHHDNSAPVVITSVMYHVGAKDEKPDRTGFAHFFEHLLFEGTENIKRGEWFKIVTSNGGTNNANTTDDRTYYYEIFPSNNLELGLWMESERLMHPIINKIGVDTQNEVVKEEKRTSYDNRPYGNILTAVKENMFKNHPYRWTTIGSMKDLDAATLEEFQAFNKKFYLPNNAVLVVAGDFEKNQAKEWIQKYFGPIAKGEVTPKKIYTEEPITQTIKATYEDPNIQIPMLVASYRTPSMKSRDARVLDLISSYLSDGKSSKLYKKVVDDKKMALQIGAVGFSQEDYGMYILYGLPMGTFTTTDILKEIDEEIVKIQTELISENDYQKLQNKFDNSFVNANSTIEGIANNLASFYLLYKDVNLINTEIELYHSITREEIREVAKKYLNPNQRLLLDYVPAKAKPLN; via the coding sequence ATGAAAAAATCAATAATGATGTTAAGCGCTGCATTAATGTTAGGAGGAGTAGCTTCGGCTCAAAAAGTAGCTTTCGAAGAATACGATTTAGATAACGGATTACACGTTATATTACATCACGACAACTCTGCCCCTGTTGTAATTACGTCTGTTATGTATCATGTAGGCGCCAAAGACGAAAAACCGGACCGTACTGGTTTTGCCCACTTTTTTGAACATCTATTATTTGAAGGAACCGAAAACATTAAAAGAGGCGAATGGTTCAAAATTGTAACTTCGAATGGAGGCACCAATAACGCTAACACCACCGATGACAGAACTTATTATTATGAAATATTCCCATCAAACAATTTGGAATTAGGACTTTGGATGGAATCCGAAAGATTAATGCATCCAATAATCAATAAGATTGGGGTAGATACTCAAAACGAAGTGGTAAAAGAAGAAAAAAGAACAAGTTACGACAACAGACCTTACGGGAACATTCTGACTGCTGTAAAAGAAAACATGTTTAAAAATCATCCGTACCGCTGGACAACTATTGGTTCAATGAAAGATTTGGATGCTGCTACTCTTGAAGAATTTCAAGCATTCAACAAAAAGTTTTACCTGCCAAACAATGCTGTATTGGTAGTAGCTGGTGATTTCGAAAAAAACCAGGCAAAAGAATGGATTCAAAAATACTTTGGACCAATTGCCAAAGGCGAGGTAACTCCTAAAAAAATCTATACCGAAGAACCAATAACGCAGACTATCAAAGCTACTTACGAAGACCCTAATATTCAGATCCCAATGTTAGTAGCCAGCTACCGCACTCCTTCAATGAAAAGCAGGGACGCAAGAGTTTTGGATTTGATTTCATCTTATCTAAGTGACGGAAAAAGTTCCAAACTTTACAAAAAAGTAGTTGATGACAAAAAAATGGCACTGCAGATTGGCGCAGTTGGTTTCAGTCAGGAAGATTACGGTATGTACATATTATATGGCCTGCCAATGGGAACTTTCACAACAACAGATATTCTTAAAGAGATAGACGAAGAAATTGTAAAAATACAAACTGAATTAATTTCCGAAAATGACTATCAAAAATTACAGAACAAGTTTGATAACAGCTTCGTAAACGCTAATTCTACTATTGAAGGAATTGCTAACAATCTAGCATCCTTCTATCTGCTGTACAAAGATGTAAATCTAATCAACACAGAAATCGAATTATACCATTCTATTACACGTGAAGAAATAAGAGAGGTTGCTAAAAAATACCTAAATCCAAACCAGCGTTTACTTTTAGATTATGTACCAGCCAAAGCAAAACCTCTTAACTAA
- a CDS encoding heavy-metal-associated domain-containing protein: protein MNFKKSIAIIAISGLLFSSCKDSKSEVKAETAAAEAPAPKAKKEIAAANLQTASFTIEGMTCAVGCAATIQEELTGLDGVQEAKVDFDKKLATVTFDKTVQTPENLTKVVQATGDGKTYKVSNMKS, encoded by the coding sequence ATGAATTTCAAAAAATCAATCGCAATTATAGCAATATCAGGGTTACTTTTTTCCAGCTGTAAAGACAGTAAATCAGAAGTTAAAGCCGAAACTGCTGCAGCTGAAGCACCAGCTCCAAAAGCTAAAAAAGAAATTGCTGCAGCCAATCTCCAGACAGCGAGTTTTACTATCGAAGGAATGACTTGTGCAGTAGGATGCGCTGCAACAATCCAGGAAGAATTAACAGGACTGGACGGTGTACAGGAAGCTAAAGTTGATTTTGACAAAAAACTTGCTACCGTTACATTTGACAAAACAGTTCAGACTCCAGAAAACTTAACAAAAGTAGTTCAGGCAACCGGTGACGGAAAAACATATAAAGTTTCTAATATGAAGTCTTAA
- a CDS encoding M16 family metallopeptidase has protein sequence MKKTSILFILLFLTGIMQAQDRTQPKPGKSPTINIKKPQTFVLANGMKVLVVENHKLPRVSFNLTLDNAPFAEGNKKGVDELTSNLIGNGSKKTSKTAFNEEIDFLGADINFSSQGATANSLSKYSGRVLELMAEGALNPNFTQEEFDKEKAKMIEGMKAEEKSVPAIANRVVDALAYGKTHPSGEFVTEATLNNITLADIETNYSNYFVPENAYLVVIGDIKYKNVKEAVEKLFGKWPKKSAPKTSYDIPVNVSNLQINLVDVPNAVQSEITLVNTVNLKMGDPDFFPAVIANQILGGDFNSYLNMNLREKHAWTYGARSNVGAGKYTNKFFAKSAVRNSVTDSAVVEFVKEIKRIRTEKVTEEVLATVKAGYIGRFVMQVEKPQAVARYALNIETEKLPADFYEKYIQTINAVTADDILRVANKYFLIDNIRIVIAGKASEIGPGLEKLKIPMFYFDKYANPLEKPVLKKEIPAGITAKNVFENYIKAIGGEKAVAAVKSIAVSGTTSVPQAPSPLTFTSKTDIKGNSLIEIAMGPMSIMKQVVNQKGAYAIQQGLRKDFEGAELAEMKASATPFEEVLLLKNPALIIDRIENINGSDAFAIKNNKTTYFYDTKTGLKLAETKNLEQGGQKMTVTTNFGDYREVKSIKVPFNIIQNVGIELNIKISEVTINEGVKDTDFQ, from the coding sequence ATGAAAAAAACAAGTATACTATTCATCCTTCTATTTTTAACAGGAATCATGCAAGCACAAGACCGCACGCAACCCAAACCCGGAAAATCACCTACAATTAATATCAAAAAACCACAAACCTTTGTTTTAGCAAACGGCATGAAAGTATTGGTAGTTGAAAACCATAAACTGCCAAGGGTTTCTTTCAATTTAACCTTGGATAATGCACCATTTGCAGAAGGAAATAAAAAAGGAGTCGATGAATTGACGAGTAACTTAATAGGTAATGGAAGTAAAAAAACATCAAAAACTGCTTTCAATGAAGAAATAGACTTTCTTGGAGCTGACATTAATTTCAGTTCACAGGGAGCTACTGCCAATTCTCTTTCTAAATACAGCGGAAGAGTTTTAGAACTAATGGCTGAAGGTGCTTTAAATCCAAATTTCACCCAAGAAGAATTTGACAAAGAAAAAGCCAAAATGATTGAAGGCATGAAAGCCGAAGAAAAAAGCGTTCCAGCAATTGCTAATCGTGTGGTAGATGCTTTAGCTTACGGCAAAACTCATCCTTCTGGTGAATTTGTTACAGAAGCAACATTAAACAATATTACTCTCGCAGACATTGAAACCAATTACAGCAATTACTTTGTTCCAGAGAACGCTTATTTAGTAGTTATTGGTGACATCAAATATAAAAATGTAAAAGAGGCGGTAGAAAAACTATTTGGCAAATGGCCGAAAAAAAGCGCACCAAAAACATCCTACGATATCCCAGTAAATGTTTCTAATCTGCAAATCAACTTAGTTGACGTTCCAAATGCTGTTCAGTCTGAAATTACACTTGTAAATACTGTAAACTTAAAAATGGGAGATCCAGATTTTTTCCCTGCAGTTATTGCCAATCAGATTCTAGGAGGTGACTTCAACAGTTATCTGAATATGAATCTACGCGAAAAACATGCTTGGACCTATGGCGCAAGATCAAATGTCGGAGCAGGAAAATACACTAATAAATTCTTTGCAAAATCAGCTGTAAGAAACTCCGTTACCGATAGTGCCGTAGTAGAATTTGTCAAAGAAATAAAAAGAATAAGAACTGAAAAGGTAACCGAAGAAGTACTTGCTACTGTAAAAGCAGGCTACATTGGACGTTTTGTGATGCAGGTCGAAAAACCGCAGGCAGTAGCCAGATATGCATTAAACATTGAAACCGAAAAACTTCCAGCCGATTTCTACGAAAAATACATACAGACCATAAACGCAGTAACCGCTGATGACATACTGCGTGTTGCCAACAAATATTTCTTAATAGACAATATCCGAATAGTTATTGCCGGAAAGGCATCTGAAATAGGACCAGGTTTGGAAAAATTAAAGATTCCAATGTTTTATTTTGACAAATATGCTAATCCTTTAGAAAAACCTGTGTTGAAAAAAGAAATTCCAGCAGGAATTACAGCTAAAAATGTATTTGAAAACTACATAAAAGCAATTGGAGGAGAAAAAGCAGTAGCTGCTGTAAAATCTATTGCTGTAAGCGGAACAACTTCTGTACCGCAGGCCCCATCTCCTTTAACTTTCACTTCAAAAACAGACATCAAAGGAAACTCATTAATAGAAATCGCAATGGGACCTATGAGTATAATGAAACAGGTCGTTAATCAAAAAGGAGCTTACGCTATTCAGCAGGGACTGCGCAAGGATTTTGAAGGAGCAGAATTAGCCGAAATGAAAGCATCAGCAACACCGTTTGAAGAAGTGCTTTTATTAAAAAATCCGGCTCTTATCATCGACAGAATTGAAAATATCAATGGAAGTGATGCTTTTGCTATCAAAAACAACAAAACAACATACTTCTACGACACCAAAACAGGATTAAAACTTGCCGAAACCAAAAACCTAGAACAGGGAGGCCAAAAAATGACAGTGACTACAAATTTTGGAGATTACAGAGAAGTAAAAAGCATAAAAGTGCCATTCAATATTATTCAAAACGTAGGTATAGAATTAAACATCAAAATATCTGAAGTTACAATAAACGAGGGAGTAAAAGACACTGACTTTCAATAG
- a CDS encoding geranylgeranylglyceryl/heptaprenylglyceryl phosphate synthase → MAIYKQILQSKEANQKLLAILLDPDKIIWANLDCLIEKIKQSPATHVFIGGSHVQNNILDDLIKALKQKISLPVVLFPGNPSQISDKADAILFLSLISGRNPDYLIGHQVDAAPILKKTKLEIISTGYMLIESGGETAVERISKTKPLERLKLDLAVATAQAGEMLGNKLIYLEGGSGAKQAVPLEMIQEVAQNIEIPLIVGGGITNLQGIQNAYESGADLVVIGTAFENDSDFFNT, encoded by the coding sequence ATGGCTATATATAAACAAATTCTTCAATCAAAAGAAGCTAATCAGAAGCTGCTTGCCATTCTTCTGGATCCCGATAAAATTATTTGGGCAAATTTGGACTGTTTAATCGAAAAAATCAAGCAGTCACCAGCAACCCATGTTTTTATTGGCGGAAGCCATGTTCAGAATAATATTCTGGATGATTTGATCAAAGCTTTAAAACAAAAGATAAGTCTGCCTGTTGTTCTTTTTCCGGGAAATCCGTCCCAAATTTCAGATAAGGCCGACGCAATTTTGTTTTTATCTTTGATTTCAGGGCGAAACCCTGATTATTTGATAGGCCACCAAGTGGATGCAGCACCAATTTTGAAGAAAACAAAACTTGAAATTATCTCAACAGGTTATATGCTGATAGAGAGTGGAGGAGAAACCGCTGTAGAACGTATTAGTAAAACCAAACCATTAGAAAGACTAAAGCTGGATTTGGCTGTTGCTACCGCTCAGGCGGGAGAGATGTTAGGTAATAAGCTGATTTATCTCGAAGGCGGAAGCGGTGCAAAGCAGGCTGTTCCATTAGAAATGATTCAAGAAGTTGCTCAAAATATTGAAATTCCCCTTATTGTTGGCGGCGGAATTACAAATTTGCAGGGTATTCAAAACGCATACGAATCGGGTGCCGATTTAGTTGTTATTGGAACAGCGTTTGAAAATGATTCCGATTTTTTTAATACATAA
- the pnuC gene encoding nicotinamide riboside transporter PnuC — protein MFDYFFAQYKDYPIHEVYLELIAVFFGLCSVWYAKKDNVWVFPTGLISTFIYAYLLWQWSLLGDSMINVYYFIMSIYGWYHWTRKKGDIDEFPISTTNGKERGIAVIIFALTLVFVVAVYLYFNKFTTWYSYLDTILTAIFFVGMWLMAKRKIENWLFWIVGDLLSIPLYFAKGYTFTSFQYTVFTIIAVYGYLEWKKILNSSQNPELHQ, from the coding sequence ATGTTTGATTATTTTTTTGCCCAATATAAAGATTATCCAATTCACGAAGTGTATTTAGAACTTATTGCAGTTTTTTTTGGGCTGTGCAGTGTCTGGTATGCTAAGAAAGATAATGTTTGGGTTTTTCCAACAGGGTTAATCAGTACGTTTATATATGCTTATCTGCTTTGGCAATGGAGTCTGTTGGGAGATTCTATGATAAATGTTTATTATTTTATAATGAGCATTTATGGATGGTATCACTGGACACGAAAAAAAGGCGATATCGATGAATTTCCAATTTCTACGACGAACGGTAAAGAGAGGGGGATTGCTGTGATTATTTTTGCATTAACTCTTGTTTTTGTAGTTGCTGTATATCTTTATTTTAATAAATTTACCACTTGGTATTCCTATTTGGACACCATATTGACTGCAATTTTCTTTGTTGGAATGTGGTTAATGGCAAAAAGAAAAATTGAAAACTGGCTTTTTTGGATTGTAGGAGATTTACTTTCTATTCCGCTTTATTTTGCAAAAGGTTATACTTTTACCAGTTTTCAATATACAGTATTCACAATTATTGCCGTGTACGGTTATTTAGAATGGAAGAAAATCTTAAACAGCTCGCAAAATCCGGAGTTACACCAATAA
- the gldD gene encoding gliding motility lipoprotein GldD, with translation MLNKITALFVFFAFFLSLAGCKNDVLPKPASYLRLDYPEAEYVGLKGHCPFEFDMNSKAIIKEDKDCGYSITYPKMKATIYLTYKPVNNNINKLLRDAQKLTYEHVIKADDILEQPYINQDKKVYGMFYQVDGNAATNSQFYVTDSVKHFVTGSVYFYAKPNYDSIMPAASYIKNDMQRLMETLKWK, from the coding sequence ATGCTTAATAAAATTACTGCTCTTTTTGTGTTTTTTGCTTTCTTCCTGTCTTTAGCAGGATGTAAAAATGATGTTTTGCCTAAACCAGCGAGTTATCTAAGGCTGGATTATCCAGAAGCGGAATATGTTGGTCTTAAAGGACACTGCCCATTTGAATTTGATATGAACTCCAAAGCAATAATAAAAGAAGATAAAGACTGCGGTTACTCGATTACATATCCAAAGATGAAAGCAACTATTTACCTGACCTATAAACCGGTAAATAATAATATAAATAAATTGCTTAGAGATGCTCAGAAACTAACTTACGAGCATGTTATTAAAGCTGACGATATTCTGGAACAGCCATATATAAATCAAGATAAAAAAGTGTATGGCATGTTTTATCAGGTAGATGGAAATGCCGCGACCAACTCTCAGTTTTATGTAACTGACAGTGTTAAACATTTTGTTACAGGATCAGTTTATTTTTATGCTAAGCCTAATTATGATTCCATTATGCCTGCGGCAAGTTATATTAAAAATGATATGCAGCGATTGATGGAAACTTTGAAATGGAAATAG
- a CDS encoding DMT family transporter, producing the protein MMTKQLKWIYLLVLSLIWGSSFILIKKGLIGLTALQLGSLRIIFAALFLFLIGFESLTKIPRHQWKYIMLTSLFGTFIPAYLFAIAETQIDSSITAILNSLTPLNTLILGAVFFGITFRKSQIWGVIIGLLGCLLLVFNGAVNHPEQNYYYAVLVLAASICYAANVNLIKRYLSDLTPLSITTGNFLILLFPALGILFFTDFFEVVHVEKVQHSLWFILILGVVGTGIANVIFFKLIQISSPVFATSVTYLIPVIAIFWGLLDNEVLTFVQCVGAFIILIGVYLSAKK; encoded by the coding sequence ATCATGACTAAACAGTTAAAGTGGATCTATTTATTGGTGCTGTCCTTAATTTGGGGAAGTTCTTTTATATTGATAAAAAAGGGCTTGATTGGACTGACTGCTCTGCAATTGGGTTCCCTGCGGATTATTTTTGCTGCATTGTTTTTGTTTTTGATTGGATTCGAGAGTTTAACTAAAATTCCAAGGCATCAATGGAAATATATTATGCTGACCTCTTTATTTGGTACATTCATTCCAGCCTATCTTTTTGCTATAGCAGAAACTCAGATTGACAGTTCAATTACGGCTATTTTAAATTCATTGACACCATTAAATACACTGATTTTAGGTGCTGTTTTTTTTGGGATTACTTTTCGAAAAAGTCAGATATGGGGTGTAATTATAGGGCTTCTGGGGTGTCTGCTTTTAGTTTTTAATGGGGCAGTAAATCATCCGGAGCAAAATTATTATTATGCTGTTTTGGTATTGGCTGCATCTATCTGTTATGCAGCAAATGTCAATTTAATCAAAAGGTATTTGTCGGATCTGACTCCTTTGAGTATAACTACCGGGAATTTTTTAATCTTGCTTTTTCCTGCTTTAGGAATTTTGTTTTTTACTGATTTCTTTGAAGTTGTTCATGTTGAAAAAGTACAGCATTCTCTTTGGTTTATATTGATTTTAGGAGTTGTAGGTACTGGAATTGCCAATGTTATTTTCTTTAAATTAATCCAGATTTCATCGCCTGTTTTTGCAACTTCGGTTACCTATCTTATTCCTGTAATTGCTATTTTTTGGGGATTGCTGGATAATGAGGTGCTGACTTTTGTTCAGTGTGTAGGTGCTTTTATTATTTTAATTGGGGTTTATTTATCTGCTAAGAAATAG
- a CDS encoding 4'-phosphopantetheinyl transferase family protein, with translation MPLFKTIDVNPTTQILIWKVTESFDELFQKVVLKEKTQLRLNGMKSELHQRAFLSVRMLIQEAGISDFDLHYDEFGKPYLDDGRYISITHSHNFAAVIVSEETVGIDMELQREKIIRIADKFVNEKELKRLQSFDTLDYIKKLTVKWGAKEAIFKIRNEKGISFKDHIQVASFSLAENKTHACLFFDDLEKMFEVNYLEVENFILVYAFEK, from the coding sequence ATGCCTTTATTCAAAACTATAGACGTCAATCCTACAACACAAATCCTGATTTGGAAAGTAACCGAATCCTTTGATGAGCTATTTCAAAAGGTAGTTTTAAAAGAAAAAACACAGCTCAGATTAAACGGAATGAAATCCGAATTGCATCAGCGTGCTTTTTTGAGTGTGCGAATGCTGATACAAGAAGCTGGAATTAGTGACTTTGATCTGCATTATGATGAATTTGGTAAACCTTATTTAGATGATGGCCGTTATATTTCGATTACTCATTCTCACAATTTTGCCGCAGTTATTGTCAGTGAAGAAACCGTGGGAATCGACATGGAATTACAGCGTGAGAAAATAATCCGTATTGCAGATAAATTTGTAAACGAAAAAGAATTGAAGCGTTTGCAAAGTTTTGATACGCTAGATTACATTAAAAAACTCACGGTTAAATGGGGTGCCAAAGAAGCAATTTTCAAAATCAGAAACGAAAAAGGAATCAGTTTTAAGGATCATATTCAGGTGGCGTCATTTTCTTTAGCAGAAAATAAAACCCATGCCTGTCTTTTTTTTGATGATTTGGAAAAAATGTTCGAAGTAAATTATCTGGAAGTAGAAAACTTTATTTTGGTTTATGCTTTCGAAAAATAG
- a CDS encoding IS30 family transposase — translation MAHLTLEQRYKIEVYRNAGISISEIAELVDKNKSVISREIKRNSDQRSGVYKAVLADKKALNRHKVKIKKCTLTSEVEANILFYLKQDYSPEQIVGRAKIDKRAMVSKERIYQYIWENKRKGGLLYKHLRTKGKKYKKRGHLKDKRGLIIGRVDISERPKIVEKKSRLGDLEIDLVIGKNHKGALLTINDRASGILFMGKVESKEASAIQQKTIELLKDWKPIIKTITSDNGKEFANHRAIAEDLDIDYYFAKPYHSWERGANENLNGLIRQYFPKKSNFENIEEQQIKTVVNTLNNRPRKRFGYKTPNEIFAEKINKLNTVAFIC, via the coding sequence ATGGCACATTTAACGTTAGAACAAAGATACAAAATAGAAGTATATAGAAATGCCGGTATCAGTATTTCCGAAATTGCTGAATTGGTAGATAAAAACAAATCAGTTATTTCTCGAGAAATAAAACGTAATTCTGATCAAAGAAGTGGTGTTTATAAAGCTGTTTTGGCGGATAAAAAAGCTTTAAACAGGCATAAGGTTAAGATCAAAAAATGCACTTTAACCTCAGAAGTTGAAGCAAATATTTTGTTTTATTTAAAGCAAGATTACAGTCCTGAACAAATTGTTGGCAGAGCAAAAATTGACAAAAGAGCAATGGTTTCTAAAGAAAGAATCTATCAATATATTTGGGAAAATAAACGCAAAGGAGGACTCTTATATAAACATCTTAGGACCAAGGGTAAAAAGTATAAAAAAAGAGGACATTTAAAGGATAAAAGAGGACTTATTATTGGTAGGGTCGATATTAGCGAGCGTCCAAAGATTGTAGAAAAGAAAAGTAGATTGGGCGATTTAGAGATTGATTTGGTCATTGGTAAGAATCACAAAGGAGCGTTACTAACTATCAATGACAGAGCCTCTGGAATACTTTTTATGGGAAAAGTAGAAAGCAAAGAAGCTAGTGCAATACAGCAGAAAACAATTGAATTATTGAAAGATTGGAAACCAATAATCAAGACCATTACTTCGGATAATGGAAAGGAATTTGCCAATCATCGGGCCATTGCAGAAGATTTAGATATCGATTATTATTTTGCCAAACCCTACCATAGCTGGGAACGAGGAGCCAATGAAAATTTAAACGGATTAATAAGACAATATTTTCCTAAAAAATCTAACTTTGAAAACATCGAAGAACAACAAATAAAAACAGTAGTTAATACATTAAACAACAGACCCAGAAAAAGATTTGGCTATAAAACACCTAATGAAATTTTCGCCGAAAAAATCAATAAATTGAATACTGTTGCATTTATATGTTGA
- the rplU gene encoding 50S ribosomal protein L21 — protein sequence MYAIVEIAGQQFKVSKDLKVYVHRLANEEGSKVSFDKVYLVDDNGSITIGAPAIEGASVEAKVLQHLKGDKVIVFKKKRRKGFKKRNGHRQYLTQIVIEGITAGGTVKKATAPKKAAAEASTEDAEVAAPKVKKAPKAKKEDTQE from the coding sequence ATGTATGCAATCGTAGAGATAGCAGGGCAACAGTTTAAAGTTAGCAAAGACCTAAAGGTTTACGTTCACCGTTTGGCAAATGAAGAAGGATCAAAAGTTTCTTTTGATAAAGTTTATTTGGTAGATGATAACGGATCAATCACAATAGGCGCCCCAGCTATAGAAGGTGCTTCAGTAGAAGCTAAAGTGTTACAACACTTAAAAGGTGATAAAGTTATCGTTTTCAAAAAGAAAAGAAGAAAAGGATTCAAAAAAAGAAACGGTCACAGACAATATCTTACTCAAATTGTAATTGAAGGTATTACTGCAGGAGGAACAGTTAAAAAAGCAACAGCTCCAAAAAAAGCAGCAGCTGAAGCTTCAACAGAAGATGCTGAAGTAGCAGCTCCTAAAGTAAAAAAAGCTCCTAAAGCTAAAAAAGAAGATACACAAGAATAA
- the rpmA gene encoding 50S ribosomal protein L27, translating into MAHKKGVGSSKNGRESESKRLGVKIFGGQAAIAGNIIVRQRGSKHNPGENVYISKDHTLHAKVDGVVVFQKKRDNKSYVSILPFEA; encoded by the coding sequence ATGGCTCACAAGAAAGGTGTCGGTAGTTCGAAGAATGGTAGAGAATCAGAATCAAAACGTTTAGGCGTTAAGATTTTTGGTGGTCAGGCTGCTATTGCTGGGAACATCATCGTAAGACAAAGAGGTTCAAAACACAATCCAGGTGAAAACGTTTACATCAGTAAAGATCATACTTTACATGCAAAAGTTGATGGAGTTGTTGTTTTCCAAAAGAAAAGAGATAACAAATCTTATGTTTCTATACTTCCATTCGAAGCATAA